A single window of Malus sylvestris chromosome 5, drMalSylv7.2, whole genome shotgun sequence DNA harbors:
- the LOC126621020 gene encoding uncharacterized protein LOC126621020 codes for MVEQRTAVLQEATSQLPPETPIEDVTVPEDAGFQILTNVMDQNFGRRHGKVVWCMGKARVRETGASSSRSNIVEVSALKEEVITLKGQLGVQGKKMKARDEQMKAQEEQIRAQGEKMNAYVGHVRDLVRAIQMFGLQISLTEPDLDTPSTFEPFHPADT; via the coding sequence ATGGTGGAACAACGCACTGCTGTTCTCCAAGAAGCAACATCGCAGCTTCCCCCGGAGACCCCGATCGAGGATGTCACGGTACCCGAGGATGCAGGTTTTCAAATCCTGACTAATGTCATGGATCAGAACTTCGGTCGTCGTCATGGCAAGGTTGTTTGGTGTATGGGGAAAGCGCGAGTTCGTGAGACGGGTGCCTCTTCTTCCAGATCGAACATAGTAGAGGTCAGTGCATTGAAGGAGGAAGTGATAACCTTAAAGGGTCAGCTTGGGGTCCAGGGCAAGAAGATGAAGGCTCGGGACGAGCAAATGAAGGCCCAGGAAGAGCAGATTAGGGCCCAGGGTGAGAAGATGAATGCCTATGTTGGGCACGTGAGAGACCTTGTACGAGCCATACAGATGTTCGGCCTCCAAATTTCGCTAACAGAACCTGATCTTGATACACCTTCGACCTTCGAGCCATTTCACCCTGCCGATACCTAG